One Nicotiana tomentosiformis chromosome 4, ASM39032v3, whole genome shotgun sequence genomic window carries:
- the LOC104110054 gene encoding glucan endo-1,3-beta-glucosidase 5 yields the protein MAEKQTTLVCLVAVTVLLLIQVVESDIGVNWGTISLHRMSPSTVVDLLKDNKIQKVKLFDADPDVMKGLMGSGLEVMVGIPNDMLALLSSSVAASDLWVSQNVSRYMVKGGVNIRYVAVGNEPFLTSYSGQYQSYVVPAMTNLQESLAKANLARNVKLVVPCNADAYESSLPSQGTFRPELTQIITQLVSFLNSNGSPFVVNIYPFLSLYGNSDFPQDYAFFEGTTHAVTDGPNVYSNAFDGNLDTLIAALAKIGYSQMPIVIGEVGWPTDGAISANLTAARVFNQGLAKHVLSNKGTPLRPGVPPMDVYLFSLFDEGAKSVLPGNFERHWGIFSFDGQSKYPLNLGNGPLKNAKDVQYLPYRWCVANPYKNLAEAANHFKIACSYADCTTLNYGGSCYGIGAKGNISYAFNSYYQLQKQNPRSCDFDGLGMVTFLNPSIGECRFLVGVSDHTTSSGFMLHNNWISVLIILWDAWLFLM from the exons ATGGCTGAAAAACAGACTACCCTTGTCTGTTTGGTAGCTGTGACAGTGTTGTTATTAATTCAAGTAGTGGAATCTGATATTGGAGTTAATTGGGGCACAATATCTTTGCACAGGATGTCACCTTCCACTGTAGTAGATCTTCTCAAAGATAACAAAATAcagaaagttaaattatttgatgcAGACCCAGATGTAATGAAAGGTCTAATGGGAAGTGGGCTTGAAGTTATGGTTGGGATACCAAATGATATGTTAGCCCTTCTTAGCTCATCTGTTGCTGCTTCTGATTTGTGGGTCTCTCAAAATGTCTCCAGATATATGGTTAAAGGCGGTGTTAATATCAG GTATGTTGCAGTTGGTAATGAGCCTTTTCTTACAAGTTATTCTGGTCAATACCAATCATACGTCGTCCCTGCTATGACGAATTTGCAAGAGTCTTTGGCCAAAGCAAATCTTGCTAGGAATGTAAAGCTGGTAGTACCATGCAATGCCGATGCCTACGAGTCTTCCCTTCCTTCACAAGGAACCTTCCGACCCGAATTGACCCAAATCATTACCCAGCTCGTCTCATTTCTCAACTCTAACGGTTCACCATTTGTGGTAAATATTTATCCATTCCTCAGCCTATATGGAAACTCAGACTTCCCTCAAGATTATGCTTTTTTTGAAGGGACAACACATGCTGTGACCGACGGGCCTAATGTCTACTCTAACGCGTTTGATGGAAATTTGGACACGTTAATAGCAGCCCTCGCAAAAATCGGATACAGTCAAATGCCTATAGTTATAGGAGAGGTAGGTTGGCCTACGGATGGCGCCATCAGTGCTAATCTTACAGCTGCAAGGGTCTTCAACCAAGGCCTTGCGAAACATGTTCTTAGCAACAAAGGAACTCCTCTTAGGCCAGGGGTTCCCCCTATGGACGTTTATCTTTTCAGTCTTTTCGATGAAGGTGCAAAAAGTGTTCTTCCGGGTAACTTTGAGAGACACTGGGGCATTTTCTCTTTCGATGGCCAGTCGAAATATCCATTGAACCTCGGAAATGGTCCATTAAAGAACGCAAAGGATGTTCAGTATCTCCCATATAGGTGGTGTGTTGCAAACCCTTACAAAAATCTTGCTGAAGCGGCCAACCACTTCAAAATTGCTTGTAGTTATGCGGATTGCACGACGCTTAATTATGGAGGATCATGTTACGGAATTGGAGCAAAGGGTAATATATCATATGCATTCAACAGTTACTATCAACTGCAAAAGCAGAATCCGCGGAGCTGTGATTTTGATGGGCTCGGGATGGTTACTTTCTTGAATCCTTCGATTGGCGAGTGCAGATTTCTTGTTGGGGTTAGTGATCATACTACTTCCTCAGGTTTTATGTTGCACAACAATTGGATCTCAGTGTTGATTATTCTTTGGGATGCTTGGTTATTCTTGATGTGA
- the LOC104110055 gene encoding DNA-directed RNA polymerases IV and V subunit 4, translating to MAEKGGKGFSLPKNGKSALKSPASKGKDDISAKSKRGRKVQFDSEGSLDTNFTKSNGKADQPSSKGVSGKGGKGEKAGSAGKSQTAKAPGPLELRVEQELPDNTACLMDCEAADILQGIQEQMVVLSEDPAIKLPISFDRGLTYAQRNRLYDNPEIVKQILKPLKEHGVSDGELCMIANFAVESVDEVFALVPSFKTKKSKLRIPLKNVLGELAKLRRPA from the exons ATGGCGGAAAAAGGAGGAAAAGGGTTTTCTCTACCAAAAAATGGAAAGTCTGCCCTCAAATCTCCTG CTTCCAAAGGGAAGGATGATATCTCAGCGAAATCAAAAAGAGGAAGGAAAGTTCAGTTTGATTCTGAAG GATCACTGGATACCAATTTCACAAAATCGAATGGAAAAGCTGATCAACCATCTTCCAAAG GTGTTTCCGGCAAAGGCGGTAAAGGAGAGAAAGCTGGCAGTGCTGGTAAAAGTCAAACAGCAAAAGCACCTGGTCCTTTGGAGCTTAGAGTTGAACAAG AACTTCCGGACAATACGGCATGCCTGATGGACTGTGAAGCTGCTGATATTTTGCAAGGAATCCAAGAGCAAATGGTGGTATTGTCTGAAGATCCAGCTATAAAACTACCTAT TTCATTTGACAGGGGATTGACCTATGCACAAAGGAACAGGCTTTACGATAATCCCGAGATTGTTAAACAAATACTCAA ACCTCTAAAGGAGCATGGTGTTTCCGATGGGGAG CTCTGCATGATTGCCAACTTTGCCGTGGAATCTGTTGATGAAGTATTTGCTCTTGTTCCCTCATTTAAG ACTAAAAAGAGCAAGCTGAGAATTCCCCTCAAGAATGTCTTGGGTGAACTAGCCAAACTTAGAAGGCCAGCGTAA
- the LOC104110056 gene encoding protein phosphatase 1 regulatory inhibitor subunit PPP1R8 homolog, whose protein sequence is MYGRSGLDRFKKAQSLEPFQVSANSAAKPALQPTTKAVTHPFPAYAQSTTSHQQTQYVNPQPALQKSVAADTTASTVPTHHVTHGGGQSTWQPPDWAIEPRPGVYYLEVIKDGEVLDRINLDKRRHIFGRQFHTCDFVLDHQSVSRQHAAVIPHKNGSIYVIDLGSAHGTFVANERLTKDSPVELEAGQSLKFAASTRTYILRKNNDALFPPPRQPAEIDLPPPPDPSDEEAVLAYNTFLNRYGLMRPDSLSKSTVSTSGEDVNYSSDRRAKRIRRTSVSFKDQVGGELVEVVGISDGADVETEPGPLGVKEGSLVGKYESLIETTVIPKGKEQSSVKDATVTQTGVTDKLKQVLNKVKNPPKGGIYDDLYGESAPAKVGSWAYSDSSQTASTNDAKGDSPCSLGRISGHISSNVDDDTDDLFG, encoded by the exons ATGTATGGTAGATCAGGGCTTGATCGATTTAAGAAAGCTCAGTCATTGGAGCCATTTCAGGTGTCTGCGAATTCAGCTGCTAAACCAGCATTGCAGCCTACTACAAAGGCGGTTACACATCCTTTTCCAGCATATGCACAATCCACAACATCTCATCAACAAACTCAATACGTAAATCCACAACCTGCTTTGCAGAAATCCGTGGCGGCAGATACAACCGCTTCTACAGTGCCAACTCATCATGTCACTCATGGAGGGGGACAATCAACTTGGCAGCCTCCTGATTGGGCTATTGAGCCACGTCCAGGAGTTTATTATCTTGAGGTGATCAAGGATGGTGAGGTACTCGATCGAATTAATTTGGATAAGCGAAGGCATATCTTTGGACGGCAGTTTCATACTTGTGATTTTGTCCTTGATCATCAGTCAGTCTCACGCCAGCATGCTGCTGTGATTCCTCACAAAAATGGAAG CATTTATGTGATTGATTTAGGATCTGCACATGGAACATTTGTAGCAAATGAGAGGCTAACAAAGGATTCCCCTGTCGAACTTGAGGCCGGACAATCTTTGAAGTTTGCTGCATCAACAAGGACTTACATCTTGAGAAAGAACAATGATGCTCTCTTCCCTCCTCCACGACAACCTGCAGAAATAGATTTACCGCCACCTCCAGATCCTTCAGATGAGGAAGCTGTTTTGGCTTATAACACCTTTTTAAACCGCTATGGGCTTATGAGGCCTGATTCATTGTCAAAATCAACAGTATCAACTAGTGGGGAGGATGTCAACTATTCATCTGACAGGCGCGCGAAAAGAATTAGGAGAACAAGTGTGTCATTTAAAGATCAGGTTGGAGGAGAGCTAGTTGAAGTTGTTGGTATTTCGGATGGAGCAGATGTGGAGACAGAACCTGGTCCATTGGGTGTGAAAGAAGGAAGTCTTGTCGGAAAATATGAGTCCCTAATAGAAACTACAGTGATACCGAAAGGGAAAGAACAGTCCTCTGTAAAGGATGCCACCGTTACCCAAACAGGTGTAACGGACAAACTTAAACAGGTATTGAACAAGGTGAAAAATCCGCCAAAGGGTGGAATTTACGACGATCTTTATGGAGAATCAGCTCCTGCTAAAGTGGGATCTTGGGCATATTCTGATTCCAGTCAGACAGCTTCTACTAACGACGCTAAAGGAGACTCCCCTTGTTCTTTAGGCAGAATCTCTGGACATATCTCAAGCAATGTAGACGACGATACCGATGATTTGTTTGGATAG